A segment of the Puniceicoccaceae bacterium genome:
CGCGAGGAGCGGTAGAGCACGGTTTTCGTGGTGCCGTTCCATGACATTTTCTGGAGAGACAGAGGCGCCCTTAGCAAATATTCAGAGAGCTGGCGACGGGCCCTTTCGTTGTCGGCTCCGATGGCAGCCTCCCCGGCATCGATCTGAAAACCACTGTTGCGCCACCCGAGTAACTTCGTGACCTGCCGTTGGGAGGTCCAGTGGTGATCGAGCAGTGCCTTGAGCAAGGCATGCCGGAATAGTTCCTTCAATGAAGGAAGATCGCCAATAGGTGTGAGCTGGAATGTACCATTGCCATCAAAAACGCCTGCGGTGGCAATGATATGGATATGTGGGTGGAAGGCCAGGTAGTCTCCGAAAGAATGAATAGCCAGGATGATTCCAACTTTGCCATCGGGTAGTCCGGATTGCTCGCGAATCCAATCGCTCAACAATTGAACAACGACTTTGCAGAGAACGGAGAGGCGTTTTGGATCTTTGCGGAAAGCATTGCGAAGGACTCGCGGGATGGCGAAGACCCAGTGGCGGTGAGGGACAGGAACGCAGATTTCGGAAACGATGTTTTCGGCGGTATCCAGGGTGCGGCGTTGGTGACAGGTGGGGCAAATGCCGCGTTGTTTGCAGGTGAAGGGCAGGAGGTACTCGTGCTCGCAGTGTTCGCAGCGAACCCGCATGAAGCCCTGAGTGAGGTCGCCACAGCGCAGGAACTGCTGAAAGGCGTCTTCAAGATCCGGGCGCAAGGGTCCAAGGGTTGCCTCATACTTCTCAGGATAAAGCCTGTAGAAATCCGGTGCCGAAGCCTTGAGGCACTGATAGAGGGGTGAGGCTTTGGCCTGACGAGGACGGTAGGACTTGCACACAGATGCAAGGATGTGAACAAATGAATACCTATAGCGAGCATTTGATATTCACAAGTTGTTCACCGATTTTGGTCCAATCATCTACCAGGCTGATAGTTTCTTTCAATGAGTTCTGAAAGGATCTGCTTCTGCGTTTTTTCCGGGGAGCTTTCGCTTTTGGCTGGAATCCATCCTTGCGTCCTGAATGGTCCGAGAATGCCGAGGAAGCCGATAGTGGTTTGCGG
Coding sequences within it:
- a CDS encoding transposase — translated: MCKSYRPRQAKASPLYQCLKASAPDFYRLYPEKYEATLGPLRPDLEDAFQQFLRCGDLTQGFMRVRCEHCEHEYLLPFTCKQRGICPTCHQRRTLDTAENIVSEICVPVPHRHWVFAIPRVLRNAFRKDPKRLSVLCKVVVQLLSDWIREQSGLPDGKVGIILAIHSFGDYLAFHPHIHIIATAGVFDGNGTFQLTPIGDLPSLKELFRHALLKALLDHHWTSQRQVTKLLGWRNSGFQIDAGEAAIGADNERARRQLSEYLLRAPLSLQKMSWNGTTKTVLYRSSRSWKTKRNFEVYSGPDFIAALSEHIPPKSFQTIRYYGYYSNKSRGMRKKARTTCSTPPSNDSKSASITSKNLSRRKRMWRTRIMDIWGYDPLLCPCCRGSMKVISTIQTLGAIRDVLVPLGLWARTTFHSALDGGCA